The following DNA comes from Lutra lutra chromosome 14, mLutLut1.2, whole genome shotgun sequence.
GCGAAGAGCCGGTGGAAGTCCCGTCCATTGAAACCCGTCCTCCTGACAGCCGCGCCGGCAAACCCGCCCGCGCACCACCCGCTAGACGGCCGGCCCCACACTTCGCTTCAGCCTCCGGACCGTTCCGGAACAGCCTCACATACCTCACTGTCTTGTCTGTTCATGTGACATTAAGTAGAAACATTGGGTTTTTGTAACAAGTCACCGTCCTGTTGCCAAACTCCATAGACCGGAGAGGGAGTCTGAGAGTTCAGAGTTTCCATTTCTAATCACTGTCAGCGTGGGAAGAGCTTCTCTGGCGTGGAAACCCCACAGGTGTCCCACGTCCCCCTCTGCCAGCTGGAGGAGTGCCCGGGGGTGAGGCGACAGGCACTGGCTCTTTGCGACTCAGGCAGTGGCCACTGTGAGGAGAGCAAGGGGCCCTGGTCTTGGCCTCTGGTGGCCCCCTTCCGTGTTATTTACTGCCGTGTTACATGGTTTTAGAATCACACTGCAGctgctttccatttttatatatataaatatatataaatatatactttttaaaaataatttataaatcttACCAAAACTTATGCTAAATATACTTTCCAGGATGAATGCTTGCGAGGGTCCTGTCGGCAGGTGGGGCGGAGGCTAGGAGTTCAGGGACGTGCACGTCCGCACAGACCCATCGGGCCAGGTGGCCGCGCGGTGCCGTTCTGGGGGCCGTGGACCACAGCACGTCTACACTTGCAGACCTTGCTCCTACGCCTTTTCTTCTGTGTAATATTAAGAACCGAATGTGAAGTTTATAGCTAGCTCGGGTGTACCTTTGAAGAATTTTGTAaactgttttgtcttttgttactgTTCTGTGGTGCCAAGTGTTCTACATGAAACAATACTATCATGGGAGAAACAAAATAGGCTAGTCCGCTTCCGATAGAAACCGCTTTTAACACAGGCTGTCTGTAGATCTCTTAAGAGAAGCAAAACCGTGAGTTTCCGTGGCCGCCGCTGCGGCCGGCCTCTGGGACACCCCGCTGCGACCCTGTCCCCCAGCACGAAGCACAGCATTACGAGCTCATGCGGAGCCTGCTGGTGGGACACAGCGTGTGTTTTATTGATCTGCTTTAGAACACTACACGACTCCTGGACTGGGGGGAGGCCTTAGATGCTCGTTTTCGGGTAGATCACTACCGTTGCAAGCGATCGGGCATCCGCTTGCCGAATCCGTTCTGGCCGGTGCGGCCGGCTGGGGGCCGTGGCCACTCTGCTCTGTCCACGCGCCCCACGGCAGGCCCACCCCACAGCTTCTGTGTAACGGGGTGTCAGCTGTTGGTCACTGTGGAGGCCTGTAGAAATGACCGCTCCGGTTCCTAAGCAATAAAATTGATCATGGTGAAAACAGTtctgtgtctttgtttctctgCCTTCCCCGTCCCACCTCCTTTGAAATGCTAAGTAACGGGAGGGCCCTCCTTTGTGGGCTGTGACTTCAGTTTGGGCTCACCAGAAATCCCGGAAGGTCATGCTATCAGATGTGCTACACAAAACCAAGCCAGTAGTTAAGtgcagaaaaataatcttttggaTTTTTCAGTGTAGCAGTAACTAATGGGAATTGCCCCTCAGCATTTGAAGATGAGATTATAAAAATGCACTGCCTTCCTCAAAACTCTAAAACTGGAAATTCCTTTGCTCTTAACTTGAGCTGAGAGAATGCttcactgacaaataaaatacatttcaatattGCTCCATTAAAAAGACCAGCTGGTGGCTCAAAAGAAATGTCTTCTTTAAAACTGACGGTGCGGCTACGTGGCATAGAACAGAAAACGTCAGGCTTTTCCTTTTGTAACATTTTCGAAACTGCCTTCAAGGAGAAACGTTCTAGTAATGTAGtcacttcttttaatttttaaaattagagctcGAGAGTTGGGCACAGTCGGTGCAACCACGCAGAGCAGGAGCTCCACAGAGCCCCAGAGTGTGGAGAAGAGCTACTGGCCCATCCCTGCGCCGGGTGCGGGGCTGCCGAGGGCCTccgggtgggagggagagggagtgcgCGCTGTCCTCCGAGGGCGGCAGGATTACTGGGGATTTCTCTCTGGTGTCCCGGTCTGAGTCAAACAGCGATTTCTGCAGATCAAAGACTATGGAACCGGGCTGCGGAGGAGCTTAAAACCTGCGAGCTTCGCGCTTAGCCCGCACTTGGAAACCTTTAGCTGCCAAGGCGTTTTAAGGTCTGCGTAATCAAATCCAACACCTTGGCGCGAGTCGTGAGTCGCGGCGCCCGGCGGCGGCAGCCTAGGACCCGCCCCTCGCCCGCCCCGGGATTTCCGAAAAGAGAGACGCGCGGGTGGGTGCTCACCTGCTGCGGACCTCCGCCACTGAGCCGGTCCCGCAGCCCCGGGGAGGGCGCAGGTAGGGGCGCAGGTGGGAGAGGGCGCGGCACCTGTCGCCGCGCGCGCACCTGCCGGCGCCGCGCCCCTGGCCCGCTGCGTTTCCGTCCGCGGCCATCGGCTCCGCTGGGCGCTCGCTGGCCTCAAGGCTCCTCCGGCGCTCCGGGGGCGGCCGAGGGGGTCTTCGAGCCGGGATCGCCCTTCCCCGCGCTGGGCCCTCGCTGTCCCCTCGCTCCTGCGAGCTGCCGCTGCCCATGCCTGCAGACACGCGGGCCGGGGTCGCACCGCGCGCCTCGCCGCTAGCCCGGCTCCGCGGGGACTTAGGCTGGTGCAGGGGTAGGCAGGGACCCGCGGGGGAGGTGGGAACGGGGTTTTCGAGAAGGAAGACACACGCGGTGCAGCCTCCGGAGCCGCGGCTCCGCCGGGGACGtgttaaataatttattgattATACAAAGTGATTCCGCCCGGGACGCGCGGCCCCGCGCCCTCCCGAGCCCGCGCCGGCCGCTTTATAACTTattctgtaaaaatatatatacacacgggCGGGCGGCGGCGAGGGGGGCCGCCCGCCCCGACCCTGGTTGCTCCGGCCGCCCCGTGCTCACAAGGCGtcccccgcgccgccgccgcacGGGCTGACCAGCGCCAAGTTCGCGGGTTTGTGCTTCTTGAGCAGCCGCGTGATCTTCTCGTCGTCCGAGTTGGGGTCCAGGGGCCGGTTGTACTCGTCGTCGTCCTCCGCGTCCGAGCCGCCCACCTTCAGCTTCTCGGCGTCCGAGTCCTGCTGCTTCTTGGCCGACGCCATCTCCGCCGCGTGCCGCTTGCGCCACTTGGTCCGGCGGTTCTGGAACCACACCTGCGGCGGAGGGGGAACGTCAGACGGCACCGCGGCCGCCCCCAACGCGAGACCCCGCCGCCCGCGTGGACCTGCAGGGGCCGCGGAGGCCAGCACCCCGGCCGGGCCGAGGAGCAGCAGCGCCCCCGGGGCTGGGCCCGGGGAGGGCTGGCGGCCGAGCGCACACGGTTCGCTGGACGCGGGCGCCGAGGCGACTTGGCGCAGCGGGGCCCGCGGGAGGCCGCCCCGCACCAGCCGCTCACCTTGACCTGGCTCTCGGTCATGCCCAGGGAGTAGGCGAGGCGCGCGCGCTCCGGGCCCGCCAGGTACTTGGTCTGCTCGAAGGTCTTCTCCAGCGCAAAGATCTGCTGGCCCGAGAAGGTTGGCCGTGAGTGCTTCTTCTTGCCGTCCTTGTCCAGGACCCCGCCGCCCTGGGCTGCAGAGGAGGGCGGGTGAGCTCGGCcggccgccccgcgccccgcgccccagGCCCCGAGCCGCTCCCCGCACGCGCCACCTACCCGGGCCGGCCAGGCGCGGGTCCCTCCAGGGCGAGCCCTGCACCACGCCGGGCCAGAAGATGGGCGGGCGCCCGGGCAGCTCTGCCAGCGGCTTGGGATAGCCGCGCGCCACGGCCGCGGGCCCGAAGTAGACGCCGGCCGACGAGGCGAGCCCGTTGAGACGGGGCAGGCCGCCCAGGAggccgccgcccgccgcgcccACCGGCCGCCCCAGGATGTCGCTGATGCCGTGAGGGGTGCCGAGAGGCAGCTGCGCGCCCAGGCCGCCCAGCGCGGGCGCCTTGAAGCCGGCCGGGCCCTGCAGCGCGTACGGGAACAGCGACGTCTTCATCTCGGCCATGTTGTGCAGCGCGGCCAGCGGCGCGCTGCTCAGCACGAACGCGCCCGGGCGGTTAGTGTCCATGGGCGCCGGCGCCTCCAGCCCGGGCGCCCATccgggccccgccgccgccgccgccgcccgcgcccgccgGCCCAGGAAGTTTGCGCGCGGCCCGGGGCGCCGGCTGCAGCGGGGCGCTCGGGGCGCGGGCGCC
Coding sequences within:
- the NKX6-2 gene encoding homeobox protein Nkx-6.2, yielding MDTNRPGAFVLSSAPLAALHNMAEMKTSLFPYALQGPAGFKAPALGGLGAQLPLGTPHGISDILGRPVGAAGGGLLGGLPRLNGLASSAGVYFGPAAVARGYPKPLAELPGRPPIFWPGVVQGSPWRDPRLAGPAQGGGVLDKDGKKKHSRPTFSGQQIFALEKTFEQTKYLAGPERARLAYSLGMTESQVKVWFQNRRTKWRKRHAAEMASAKKQQDSDAEKLKVGGSDAEDDDEYNRPLDPNSDDEKITRLLKKHKPANLALVSPCGGGAGDAL